One window of Nostoc sp. C052 genomic DNA carries:
- a CDS encoding helix-turn-helix domain-containing protein translates to MGCRLKVFLTEEEKLTLEELRKAKDVPQRTKDRAQVLLLNTRGLKNEQIAKGLNWAISTVRQTLHRWEKMGLAGLWDAPGRGGKPRYTESDLVYLENCLAQESETYNSKQLAKKLASERQVNLSADRLRRVLKKRGRRFGSTRTQTQEQHN, encoded by the coding sequence ATGGGATGCCGATTAAAAGTGTTTCTAACTGAAGAAGAAAAGTTGACTTTAGAAGAGTTGAGAAAAGCCAAAGATGTTCCTCAACGTACTAAAGATCGCGCTCAAGTTTTACTGCTGAATACTCGCGGCTTAAAAAATGAGCAAATTGCAAAAGGTTTGAACTGGGCGATTTCAACAGTGCGTCAAACCCTTCATCGTTGGGAAAAGATGGGTTTAGCAGGTTTATGGGATGCTCCTGGTCGAGGGGGAAAACCCCGATATACAGAATCAGATTTAGTTTATCTCGAAAATTGTTTGGCTCAAGAGTCAGAGACTTATAACTCTAAACAATTAGCGAAAAAACTGGCGTCTGAGCGTCAAGTAAACTTGAGTGCAGATCGCTTACGACGGGTATTGAAAAAAAGGGGCAGGAGGTTTGGAAGCACACGTACACAAACCCAGGAACAGCATAATTAG
- a CDS encoding ABC transporter permease produces the protein MAISFRLPRRIATSRRAHTVSVIEILSMAMEALWRNKLRTGLTMLGVIIGITSVIAITSVGQGVQKATEQQIQSLGTDVLQVFAGAARSGGISQGMGSSSTLTWEDAKAIQEEAPAAQVVSAYLQRPGQVVYEKLNNSTNIVGTDLNYPEARNTSLTQGRFFTQEEMDNAKSVVVLGQTVRDELFGTGKNPVGEQIRIQSNIYEVIGVFEKKGSEGPMDRDDQVFIPLTNMSSRIVGNNALKGFAINGIYVKLANQEQSATAQFQVVNLLRLRHNLNSSQSDDFSIRNQTDVVNTFTTVVGLFTMMVVAIASISLLVGGIGIANIMLVSVVERTREIGIRKAVGATNSAILNQFLAESVVISTAGGGIGMGIGIGIAFSAAMIFHFPFIVSMWSVVCGFGLSFIVGLLAGVIPARNAAQLDPIAALRSD, from the coding sequence ATGGCTATTTCCTTTCGCTTACCTCGCAGAATAGCGACTTCTCGTCGTGCCCATACTGTATCAGTAATCGAAATCTTATCAATGGCAATGGAGGCATTATGGCGCAATAAACTCCGTACTGGTTTGACGATGTTGGGTGTAATTATTGGCATTACTTCTGTAATTGCAATTACTTCCGTTGGACAGGGTGTACAAAAAGCGACAGAACAGCAAATTCAATCTTTAGGAACTGATGTTTTGCAGGTTTTTGCAGGAGCCGCCCGTTCTGGTGGGATCAGTCAAGGGATGGGTTCTAGTTCAACTCTTACTTGGGAGGATGCCAAAGCTATCCAGGAGGAGGCTCCTGCGGCTCAAGTGGTTTCTGCCTACCTCCAGCGTCCGGGGCAGGTGGTTTATGAGAAGTTAAATAATTCTACTAATATTGTCGGAACCGATTTGAACTATCCCGAAGCCAGAAATACTTCCCTTACCCAAGGTAGGTTTTTTACTCAAGAAGAAATGGACAACGCTAAATCAGTAGTTGTACTGGGGCAGACAGTTCGGGATGAACTATTTGGCACTGGGAAAAATCCTGTCGGCGAACAGATTCGGATTCAAAGTAATATTTACGAAGTTATTGGCGTATTTGAGAAGAAAGGTTCAGAAGGCCCGATGGATCGGGACGATCAAGTTTTCATTCCCCTAACTAATATGTCAAGTCGCATCGTGGGGAATAATGCTTTAAAAGGTTTTGCGATCAATGGCATTTATGTAAAACTAGCCAATCAAGAGCAGTCAGCAACGGCTCAATTTCAGGTTGTGAATCTTCTGCGCCTACGTCATAACCTCAATTCATCTCAATCTGATGATTTCAGCATTAGAAATCAGACAGATGTTGTTAATACCTTCACGACTGTGGTGGGCTTGTTTACGATGATGGTAGTAGCGATCGCTAGTATTTCTCTGTTAGTGGGAGGCATTGGCATCGCTAATATTATGCTGGTTTCGGTGGTTGAGCGAACACGAGAGATTGGGATTCGCAAAGCCGTTGGTGCAACTAATTCCGCTATTTTAAATCAGTTTTTAGCCGAATCCGTTGTGATTTCTACTGCTGGAGGCGGTATTGGGATGGGAATTGGCATTGGCATTGCCTTTAGCGCTGCGATGATTTTCCATTTTCCCTTTATCGTCTCTATGTGGTCAGTTGTCTGTGGATTTGGATTATCGTTCATTGTCGGGTTATTAGCCGGGGTGATTCCGGCTCGGAATGCGGCTCAGTTAGACCCAATTGCCGCCTTACGGAGTGATTGA
- a CDS encoding efflux RND transporter periplasmic adaptor subunit: MAFNHYPNLPKLTDSTSSLPPIKKQGLTKWLIGFISLFLLVGVSYLIHHQLVKQQQQANLRLAVVPLRRTNFSITVSANGTVKPERAINLSPKTAGTLKRLLVKEGDYVKEKQVLAYMDDSNLQGQLIQEQGRLAQAKANLRKLMAGNRPQDIAQAQAKLEELKAKLRKLMTGNRFQDIAQAQARLERYQATLSQANDDFQRNQKLYDAGAISRQALNQKRADLASAQAQVAEAQQALSLQKAGTRQEDIDQARAEVKQQQQILSLQQAGTRQEDIDQARAEVISASGALQNIQTQIDDTLIRAPFDGVVIRKYADPGAFVTPMTASSSVSSATSSSILALADTNQVVANISESNISEIQINQQVVIKADAYPGKTFPGRVSQIAAQATVEQNVTSFEVKVTLLSDSKKLLRSGMNVSLEFNVGELQNALTVPTIAVTRQQKVTGVFVARKNQPPVFTPITTGATVNNRTQVKAGLNGTEKVLISSPPQPQNKSGISFPGLPGSSKAGSSEQEPPMGPPPGAAPPAH, encoded by the coding sequence ATGGCATTTAATCATTACCCAAATTTACCCAAGCTAACTGACTCCACATCTTCACTCCCACCCATTAAGAAACAAGGCCTAACAAAATGGTTAATTGGATTTATCTCCCTATTTTTACTTGTGGGTGTCAGTTATCTTATTCATCACCAGCTTGTTAAACAACAACAGCAAGCAAATTTACGCTTGGCAGTAGTGCCCTTAAGACGGACAAATTTTTCTATCACTGTCTCAGCCAATGGGACTGTTAAACCTGAGCGGGCAATCAATCTTAGTCCTAAAACGGCAGGTACTTTAAAAAGGCTGCTAGTTAAGGAAGGTGATTATGTCAAAGAAAAGCAGGTGTTGGCTTATATGGATGATTCTAATTTGCAGGGACAATTGATCCAAGAGCAGGGGAGATTGGCACAGGCAAAGGCGAATCTACGCAAACTTATGGCAGGTAATCGCCCTCAAGATATTGCTCAGGCGCAAGCCAAACTGGAGGAACTAAAAGCAAAATTACGTAAACTCATGACAGGTAATCGCTTTCAGGATATTGCTCAAGCACAAGCCCGTTTAGAGAGATATCAAGCTACTTTGAGTCAAGCAAACGACGACTTTCAGCGCAATCAGAAACTTTACGATGCTGGAGCTATTTCTCGGCAAGCTTTAAACCAAAAACGTGCAGACCTCGCCAGCGCCCAAGCCCAAGTAGCGGAAGCGCAACAAGCACTATCTCTGCAAAAGGCGGGAACCCGTCAAGAAGATATCGACCAAGCCCGTGCAGAAGTAAAGCAGCAACAACAAATACTATCTCTGCAACAAGCGGGAACCCGTCAAGAAGATATCGACCAAGCCCGTGCAGAGGTGATATCTGCTAGCGGAGCCTTACAAAACATCCAAACTCAGATTGATGACACACTGATTCGCGCACCCTTTGATGGGGTTGTGATTCGCAAGTATGCCGACCCAGGGGCTTTTGTCACGCCAATGACAGCAAGTAGTTCGGTTTCTTCTGCAACCTCATCATCGATTCTGGCATTAGCTGATACAAATCAGGTTGTGGCAAATATCTCGGAGAGTAACATTTCTGAAATTCAGATCAATCAACAAGTGGTAATTAAGGCAGATGCTTACCCTGGTAAAACATTTCCAGGACGAGTGTCACAAATCGCGGCTCAGGCAACAGTAGAGCAAAATGTTACTAGCTTTGAAGTGAAAGTTACTCTGCTTTCAGATTCCAAGAAGTTATTGCGCTCTGGAATGAATGTATCTTTGGAGTTCAATGTTGGTGAGTTGCAAAACGCCCTAACTGTACCAACGATCGCAGTGACACGTCAACAAAAGGTAACAGGTGTTTTTGTGGCACGTAAAAATCAACCACCTGTATTCACTCCGATTACAACTGGAGCAACGGTTAACAATCGTACCCAAGTCAAGGCTGGACTGAACGGTACAGAAAAGGTATTGATTAGCTCCCCGCCCCAACCTCAAAATAAGTCTGGTATTTCTTTTCCAGGTTTACCAGGAAGCTCTAAAGCGGGCAGTTCTGAACAAGAACCGCCAATGGGGCCACCACCTGGCGCTGCTCCTCCCGCTCATTAA
- a CDS encoding ABC transporter ATP-binding protein, which produces MTTMIWMQAISKTYRLGEVTVPVLKQIDLTIEQGEYVAIMGTSGSGKSTLMNLIGCLDCPTAGHYVLEGRNLTSFGNDELAHIRNQRIGFVFQQFNLLPGATALENVMLPMVYANIPKQKRRQQAIQALTRVGLGDRLYNFPSQLSGGQQQRVAIARAIVNRPALMLADEPTGALDTQTSQEVMNLFTELNQQGMTIVIVTHDLAIAAQTKRVIRVQDGLIS; this is translated from the coding sequence ATGACAACTATGATTTGGATGCAGGCGATTAGCAAAACTTATCGCTTGGGTGAAGTGACAGTACCCGTGTTGAAGCAGATTGATTTAACAATTGAGCAAGGAGAATATGTTGCCATTATGGGCACATCTGGCTCAGGAAAGTCTACACTGATGAACCTGATTGGCTGCCTAGATTGTCCAACGGCCGGACACTACGTTTTAGAAGGTAGAAACTTGACTAGTTTCGGCAATGACGAACTGGCGCATATCCGCAATCAGCGCATTGGCTTTGTATTTCAGCAATTCAATCTGTTGCCAGGTGCTACTGCGCTTGAAAATGTTATGCTGCCGATGGTTTACGCCAATATCCCTAAGCAAAAACGCCGCCAGCAAGCAATTCAAGCACTGACAAGGGTGGGATTAGGCGATCGCTTGTACAATTTTCCCAGCCAACTTTCTGGAGGACAACAACAGCGAGTAGCGATCGCTCGTGCTATTGTTAACCGACCAGCACTGATGTTAGCTGATGAACCAACGGGGGCTTTAGACACTCAAACATCTCAAGAGGTAATGAATTTATTTACCGAACTCAACCAACAAGGCATGACGATCGTCATTGTCACCCACGATCTGGCGATCGCTGCTCAAACGAAACGAGTAATTCGAGTCCAAGATGGTTTAATCAGCTAA
- a CDS encoding diflavin flavoprotein: MVAIAENVQHRLTIQTVEIAPNTTAIRSLDWDRDRFDIEFGLQNGTTYNSYLIRGEQTVLIDTSHQKFRNLYLETLKGLVNPKTIDYIIVSHTEPDHSGLVEDVLQLAPRATVLASKVALQFLEGLVHDPFSKRVVKTGDRIDIGKGHEIEFVSAPNLHWPDTIFSFDRKTQILYTCDAFGMHFCDDRTFDEDLEAIEADFRFYYDCLMGPNARSLVNAMKRMNELGKINIIANGHGPLLYHHLDVLTGCYENWSQKQAKAETTVGLFFVSEYGYGERLGHAIAEGILKTGVGVEVLDLSTAGSQEIQELAGRAAGIIIGMPSTTAAAAQASISSVLAVAKNKQFLGLFECYGGDDEPIDTLRKQFLDSGIKEAFPPIRIKEAPTASTFQLCEEAGKDIGQLLVRDRNIKQIKSLDVNMEKALGRISSGLYIVTTKKDNVSSAMLASWVTQASLQPLGFTIAVAKDRAIDSLMQVGDRFVLNVLEEGNYQELKKHFLKRLHPGADRFAGVKTQTAKNGSPILTDALAYMECEIQTSMECSDHWILYCTVQEGRVSKNDGLTAVRHRKVGNYY, encoded by the coding sequence ATGGTAGCGATCGCAGAGAACGTTCAACATCGGCTAACTATACAAACTGTCGAAATTGCCCCTAATACAACGGCGATTCGCTCTCTTGATTGGGATCGCGATCGCTTCGATATCGAATTCGGACTGCAAAACGGCACAACCTATAATTCATATCTAATTAGGGGCGAACAAACAGTTTTGATTGATACTTCTCATCAGAAGTTTCGCAATCTGTATTTAGAGACTCTCAAAGGTCTTGTTAACCCCAAGACAATTGATTATATAATTGTCAGTCACACAGAGCCAGACCATAGCGGCTTAGTAGAAGATGTTCTCCAGTTAGCTCCTAGAGCTACCGTTTTAGCCTCAAAAGTTGCACTTCAGTTTTTAGAAGGCTTAGTACACGATCCTTTTTCTAAGCGGGTTGTCAAAACTGGCGATCGCATCGATATTGGTAAAGGACACGAAATCGAATTCGTGAGTGCGCCTAACCTACACTGGCCAGATACAATCTTTAGCTTTGACCGCAAAACCCAAATTCTCTACACCTGTGATGCTTTTGGGATGCACTTTTGTGACGATCGCACCTTTGACGAAGATTTAGAAGCGATCGAAGCTGACTTTAGATTTTACTACGACTGTTTGATGGGCCCTAACGCTCGTTCTTTGGTGAATGCCATGAAGCGAATGAACGAACTAGGGAAGATTAATATTATTGCCAATGGTCACGGGCCTTTATTATACCACCATCTAGATGTTCTAACTGGGTGCTACGAAAATTGGAGCCAAAAACAAGCTAAAGCAGAAACCACTGTCGGCTTGTTTTTTGTCTCAGAATATGGATATGGCGAACGCCTTGGTCACGCAATTGCCGAAGGTATCCTGAAAACTGGCGTTGGCGTAGAAGTACTGGATTTGAGTACTGCTGGCAGCCAAGAAATTCAAGAACTAGCCGGGAGAGCAGCTGGGATAATTATCGGTATGCCCTCGACTACCGCCGCCGCCGCCCAAGCTAGTATCAGTTCGGTGCTAGCTGTCGCCAAGAACAAGCAATTTCTTGGGCTGTTTGAATGTTACGGTGGGGATGACGAACCCATTGATACACTCCGCAAACAATTTCTTGACTCTGGCATCAAAGAAGCTTTCCCACCCATTCGGATTAAAGAGGCTCCCACAGCATCAACATTCCAGTTGTGTGAAGAAGCGGGTAAAGACATCGGACAATTGCTAGTGCGCGATCGCAACATCAAGCAAATTAAGTCCCTTGATGTCAACATGGAAAAGGCGCTAGGTCGCATTAGCAGCGGACTATATATAGTCACCACCAAAAAAGATAACGTCTCAAGTGCAATGTTGGCATCCTGGGTAACGCAAGCGAGTTTGCAACCATTAGGATTTACAATTGCCGTTGCGAAAGACCGCGCCATTGATTCCTTAATGCAAGTAGGCGATCGCTTCGTCCTCAACGTTTTGGAAGAAGGCAATTATCAAGAACTCAAAAAACACTTCCTCAAACGCCTGCATCCTGGCGCTGACCGTTTTGCAGGAGTAAAAACTCAAACAGCGAAAAACGGTTCCCCGATTCTGACAGATGCTTTGGCATACATGGAATGTGAAATACAGACCAGTATGGAATGCAGCGACCACTGGATTTTATACTGCACCGTCCAAGAAGGTCGTGTCTCCAAAAACGATGGATTGACCGCTGTTCGCCATCGCAAAGTAGGTAATTACTACTAA